One Oreochromis niloticus isolate F11D_XX linkage group LG16, O_niloticus_UMD_NMBU, whole genome shotgun sequence genomic window carries:
- the LOC100691189 gene encoding dedicator of cytokinesis protein 9 isoform X1, producing MGCTTSTVVFDGLRTVLERNCSGYICKEAAEPTGPSEAERALSRRESRVLPTPRILKVKPKVIEPLDYENVLVQRKTQILSDVLRDMLQFPLEDFEISTLRRQGRTLYPTVPENAEREAQSLFVQECIKTYKSDWHVVNYKYEDYSGDFRQLPNKVSRPDKLAVHVFEVDEDVDKDEDTASLGSQKGGITKQGWLYKGNMNSAISVTMRSFKRRYFHLTQLGDGSYNLNFYKDEKISKEPKGTIFLDSCMGVIQNNKVRRFAFELKMQDKSTYLLAADSEAEMEEWINTLNKILHSSFEIAMQEKRNGDIHDDDDLGKSDSSSGSMDSFQSTRDIESRMKNETRLKLFTLDPDTQKLDFSGIEPDVKQFEEKFGKRVLVNCNDLSFNLQSCVAENEEGPTTNVEPFYITLSLFDIQNGRKISSDFHVDLNHPSVRGMMPNNSSQYMNGGGDGRPDGQRLIHGMPEAAMQYPRQGVFSVTCPHPDIFLVARIEKVLQGGINHCAEPYMKSSDSTKVAQKVLKNAKLACSRLGQYRMPFAWGARPLFKDASGTLDKTARFSALYRQDSNKLSNDDMLKLLADFRKPEKMAKLPVILGNLDVTIDNVAPDLSNCVTSSYIPVKQFDVSEKSNIFFEVEEFVPCIAKCSQPFTIYNNHLYVYPKHLKYDSQKSFAKARNIAVCIEFRDSDEEEAVALKCIYGRPGGPLFTKNAFASVLHHQQNPEFYDEFKIELPTQLHEKHHLLFTFYHVSCDSNSKASTKKREQVEMQVGYAWLPLLKDGRVIMNESQIPVAANLPAGYLSCQEGASKHLGPEVKWVDGGKPLFKVSTHLVSTVYTQDQHLHNFFHYCQSIASGAQASGGELVKYLKSLHAMESHVMIKFLPTILNQLFRVLTSATQEDVAVNVTRVMIHVVAQCHEEGLEHYLRSYVKYVFKTEPYTSSTTRTVHEELAKAMTAILKPSTDFLTSNKLLKYSWYFFEALVKSMAQYLIESCKVKLSRNQRFSASFHHTVETLVNMIMPHITQKYKDNLDAARNANHSLAVFIKRCFNLMDRGFVFKQINHYINCFVPGDPKTLFEFKFEFLRVVCNHEHFVPLNLPMPFGKGRILRFQASLPPCNTVESCDTPVDLQLDYSLTDDFCKNHFLVGLLLREASAALQEFREIRQIAIQVLKSLMMKHAFDDRYTSKSQQARLVTLYLPLFGLLQENVNRLNVKEVSPFTVNHCTSNGRDDSLHTNTLMTPPRSSTFLDTGFHKDVFGAISGTASPHAASTPNINSVRHADSRGSLISTDSGNSLPERNNDKGSSLDKNQPASTLGSPLLRCDKLDQAEIKSLLMCFLHVLKSMSEDALFTYWNKASSSDLMDFFTLVEVCLHQFRYMGKRYIARNQDGAGPVAHERKSQTLPVSRNRAGMMHARLQQLSSLDNSYTFNHTYSHSDADVLNQSLLEANIATEVCLTVLDTLSIFIMSFKTQLCADHGHSPLMKKVFDVHLCFLRINQSETALKQVFTSLRTFIYKFPCTFFEGRADMCAAFCYEILKCCNSKLSSIRSDAAHLLYFLMKSNFDYTGRKSFVRTHLQVVIAVSQLIADVIGIGSTRFQQSLSIINNCANSDKTIKNTAFPSDVKDLTKRIRTVLMATAQMKEHERDPEMLVDLQYSLAKSYASTPELRKTWLDSMARIHVKNGDLSEAAMCYVHVAALVAEYLRRKGMFKQGCSAFRVVTPNIDEEAAMMEDVGMQDVHFNEDVLMELLEECADGLWKAERYELISDIYKLIIPIYEKRRDFEKLAHLYDTLHRAYSKVTEVMHTGKRMLGTYFRVAFFGQAAQYQFTDSEAEGFFEDEDGKEYIYKEPKFTPLSEISQRLLKLYSDKFGQENVKMIQDSGRINPKDLDSKYAYIQVTHVTPYLEEKELVDRKTDFEKSHNIRRFVFEMPFTISGKKQGGVEEQCKRRTILTTTHCFPYVKKRIAVMYQHHTDLSPIEVAIDEMSKKVAEIKQLCSSSEVDMIRLQLKLQGSISVQVNAGPLAYARAFLDDTCAKKYPDNKVKQLKEVFRHFVDACGHGLGINERLIKEDQQEYHDEMKANYRELARELSIIMHEQIIPVEDGMKSVLPDSLHIFNAISGTPTSATIQGIPSSSSVV from the exons GTAAAACCAAAGGTGATCGAGCCGCTCGATTATGAAAATGTGCTGGTGCAGAGGAAGACGCAGATCCTTAGCGATGTCCTCAGAGACATGCTGCAGTTCCCCCTTGAGGACTTTGAG ATTTCGACATTGAGGAGACAAGGAAGAACCCTGTACCCCACAGTGCCTGAAAATGCAGAGAGGGAGGCCCAGAGTCTGTTCGTCCAAGAG TGCATTAAGACCTACAAGTCAGACTGGCATGTGGTCAACTACAAGTATGAGGACTATTCTGGGGATTTCCGACAGCTTCCAAA TAAAGTGTCCAGGCCTGATAAACTGGCTGTCCATGTATTTGAAGTGGATGAAGATGTCGACAAAGATGAG GACACAGCCTCCTTAGGCTCCCAGAAAGGTGGAATCACTAAACAGGGCTGGCTGTATAAAGGAAACATGAACAGTGCTATCAGTGTCACCATGAGG tcgTTCAAGAGGAGATATTTCCACCTGACTCAACTCGGAGATGGTTCTTATAACTTAAACTTCTACAAGGATGAGAAGATCTCCAAAGAGCCCAAAGGAACTATTTTCTTGGACTCCTGTATGGGTGTGATTCAG AACAACAAGGTTCGAAGGTTTGCTTTCGAGCTTAAGATGCAGGACAAGAGCACCTACCTGCTGGCTGCAGACAGCGAGGCGGAGATGGAGGAATGGATCAACACGCTCAATAAGATCTTGCACAGTAGCTTTGAAATCGCCATGCAGGAAAAGAGAAATGGAGACATTCACGATG ATGATGATCTTGGAAAGTCAGACAGCTCCTCTGGCAGTATGGACAGCTTTCAG AGCACAAGAGATATAGAGTCTAGGATGAAGAATGAAACCAGACTGAAGCTGTTCACGCTGGATCCGGACACACAG AAACTCGATTTCTCAGGAATAGAGCCAGACGTGAAGCAGTTTGAGGAGAAGTTTGGCAAGCGTGTGCTGGTGAACTGCAACGACCTCTCGTTTAATTTGCAAAGCTGTGTGGCCGAGAACGAGGAAGGGCCAACAACAAAC GTGGAGCCATTCTACATCACCCTGTCGCTGTTTGACATCCAGAATGGCAGAAAAATCTCCTCTGATTTCCACGTTGACCTAAACCACCCCTCTGTCAGGGGCATGATGCCCAATAACAGCAGTCAGTATATGAACGGGGGAGGCGATGGCCGACCCGACGGCCAGCGGCTGATCCACGGGATGCCAGAAGCAGCCATGCAGTATCCCAGACAG GGAGTGTTTTCCGTAACATGCCCACACCCAGATATCTTCCTGGTGGCCCGCATAGAGAAGGTGCTTCAGGGGGGTATCAACCACTGTGCCGAGCCATACATGAAGAGTTCAGACTCCACCAAG GTGGCACAGAAGGTCCTGAAAAACGCCAAGCTGGCATGCAGCCGGTTAGGCCAGTACAGGATGCCTTTTGCCTGGGGAGCAAG ACCTTTGTTCAAAGATGCTTCAGGGACTCTTGACAAAACTGCTCGCTTCTCAGCTCTGTACAGACAAGACAGCAACAAACTGTCCAACGACGATATGCTCAAGCTGCTGGCTGATTTCAGGAA GCCGGAGAAGATGGCCAAGCTGCCTGTAATCCTAGGAAACCTCGATGTTACCATTGACAACGTAGCCCCAGACTTGTCAA ATTGTGTTACCTCATCCTACATCCCTGTGAAGCAGTTTGATGTCAGCGAGAAGAGCAACATCTTCTTTGAAGTGGAGGAGTTTGTGCCGTGCATTGCCAAATGTTCTCAGCCTTTCACCATCTACAACAATCACCTCTATGTCTACCCGAAGCACTTGAAATACGACAGCCAAAAGTCATTTGCGAAG GCTAGAAACATAGCTGTCTGCATCGAGTTCAGGGACTCGGATGAGGAAGAGGCTGTTGCACTTAAG TGCATCTACGGCCGGCCTGGAGGACCCTTGTTTACCAAAAATGCCTTTGCCTCAGTGTTACATCACCAGCAAAATCCTGAATTCTACGATGAA TTTAAGATTGAGTTGCCAACCCAGCTCCACGAGAAGCATCATCTTCTCTTCACCTTCTATCACGTCAGCTGCGATAGCAACAGCAAGGCCAGCACCAAAAAGAGAGAGCAGGTTGAGATGCAAG TTGGTTACGCCTGGCTCCCGTTGCTGAAGGACGGTCGGGTGATCATGAATGAGAGTCAGATCCCGGTTGCCGCCAACTTACCTGCCGGATACCTCAGCTGTCAGGAGGGTGCCAGCAAG CATTTGGGTCCTGAAGTGAAATGGGTGGATGGAGGAAAACCGTTATTCAAAGTTTCCACCCACCTTGTGTCTACTGTCTACACTCAG GATCAGCATTTGCACAATTTTTTCCATTACTGTCAAAGCATTGCATCAGGCGCCCAGGCGTCAGGAGGAGAGCTGGTCAAATACCTGAAG AGTCTGCACGCCATGGAGAGTCACGTGATGATCAAGTTCCTGCCCACCATCCTCAATCAGCTGTTCAGGGTGCTAACCAGTGCCACCCAGGAAGACGTGGCAGTCAACGTCACCAG AGTCATGATTCACGTTGTGGCGCAGTGCCACGAGGAAGGTTTGGAGCACTACCTTAGATCTTACGTGAAG TATGTCTTCAAGACTGAGCCATACACGTCCTCCACCACCCGAACGGTGCACGAGGAGTTGGCTAAAGCCATGACTGCAATCCTGAAGCCTTCCACTGACTTCCTCACAAGTAACAAGCTGCTCAAG TACTCCTGGTATTTCTTCGAAGCCTTAGTCAAATCCATGGCTCAGTACTTGATTGAGAGCTGTAAAGTAAAG CTGTCCAGGAACCAGCGCTTCTCTGCATCGTTCCATCACACTGTTGAGACCTTGGTCAACATGATCATGCCACACATCACTCAGAAATACAAGGACAACCTAGATGCTGCCCGGAATGCCAACCACAGCTTGGCAGTCTTCATCAAG CGTTGTTTCAACCTGATGGACAGAGGCTTTGTGTTCAAGCAGATCAACCACTATATCAACTGTTTTGTGCCTGGAGACCCAAAG ACTCTGTTTGAGTTCAAGTTTGAGTTCCTGCGAGTCGTGTGCAACCACGAGCACTTCGTCCCCTTAAACCTGCCCATGCCGTTTGGAAAGGGACGCATTTTGAGATTTCAAG CCTCATTACCTCCATGTAATACTGTGGAGTCATGTGACACTCCAGTAG ACCTCCAGCTGGATTACTCGCTGACGGATGACTTCTGTAAGAACCACTTCCTGGTCGGACTGCTGCTCAGGGAAGCCAGCGCAGCTCTGCAGGAGTTCAGGGAGATTCGTCAGATTGCCATCCAAGTGCTGAAGAGCCTCATGATGAAGCATGCGTTTGATGATCGCTACACCTCAAAA agccAGCAGGCCAGGTTAGTCACCCTGTACTTGCCCTTGTTTGGTCTGCTCCAAGAAAACGTCAACAGGCTAAATGTGAAGGAAGTGTCGCCGTTCACCGTCAACCACTGCACCAGT AACGGAAGAGATGATTCTCTCCATACCAACACTTTGATGACACCTCCGAGGTCGAGCACCTTTCTGGACACCGGCTTCCACAAAGATGTTTTTGGAGCCATCTCCGGCACCG CTTCACCTCATGCGGCGTCCACCCCCAACATTAACTCTGTGCGCCACGCAGACTCTCGTGGATCACTCATCAGCACTGATTCTGGGAATAGCCTGCCTGAGAGGAACAATGACAAGGGCAGTTCCCTTGACAAG AACCAGCCTGCCTCGACCCTGGGAAGCCCGCTGTTGCGCTGTGATAAACTGGACCAGGCAGAAATCAAGAGCCTCCTCATGTGTTTCTTACATGTGCTCAAAAGCATGTCTGAGG ATGCTCTGTTCACATACTGGAACAAGGCATCATCTTCTGACCTGATGGACTTCTTCACTTTAGTCGA AGTGTGCCTCCATCAGTTCAGATACATGGGAAAGAGATACATTGCAAG GAACCAGGATGGGGCAGGACCTGTTGCACATGAGCGGAAGTCTCAGACTCTTCCTGTGTCCCGTAACAGGGCGGGAATGATGCATGCCCGCTTACAGCAGCTCAGCAGCCTGGATAACTCATACACATTTAACCACA CCTACAGTCACTCGGATGCTGACGTGTTAAATCAGTCATTGCTGGAGGCCAACATCGCCACTGAAGTCTGCTTGACCGTCCTGGACACACTCAGCATCTTCATCATGAGTTTTAAG ACACAGTTGTGTGCTGACCACGGCCACAGTCCACTGATGAAGAAGGTGTTTGATGTCCACCTCTGCTTCCTGCGGATCAATCAGTCAGAAACGGCCCTCAAGCAGGTCTTCACTTCACTGCGCACCTTTATTTACAAG TTCCCGTGCACGTTTTTTGAAGGGCGTGCAGACATGTGTGCTGCTTTCTGCTATGAGATATTGAAATGTTGCAACTCCAAGCTGAGCTCCATTCGCAGCGACGCAGCCCATCTGCTCTATTTTCTCATGAAGAGCAACTTTGACTACACTGGTCGCAAGTCCTTCGTCCGGACACATTTACAG gtTGTGATTGCTGTCAGTCAGCTGATAGCAGATGTCATTGGTATAGGAAGTACTCGCTTCCAGCAGTCTCTGTCAATTATCAACAACTGTGCTAACAGTGATAAAACTATCAAG AACACAGCTTTCCCATCAGATGTGAAAGACCTGACTAAACGCATCAGAACAGTGTTGATGGCCACAGCACAGATGAAGGAGCATGAGAGAGATCCAGAGATGCTGGTGGACCTGCAGTACAGTCTCGCAAAGTCTTATGCCAGCACACCTGAGCTGCGCAAGACCTGGCTTGACAGCATGGCCCGAATCCATGTGAAGAATGGAGACCTGTCAGAG GCAGCCATGTGCTATGTTCACGTTGCAGCACTCGTGGCAGAATACCTGCGGAGAAAAG GCATGTTCAAGCAGGGCTGCTCGGCGTTTCGCGTTGTGACTCCAAACATCGACGAAGAAGCCGCAATGATGGAGGACGTCGGAATGCAAGACGTCCACTTTAATGAA GACGTCTTAATGGAGCTTCTGGAGGAGTGCGCAGATGGGCTGTGGAAAGCGGAGCGTTACGAGCTCATCTCTGACATCTACAAGCTCATTATCCCCATTTATGAGAAGCGGAGGGACTTTGAG AAACTGGCTCACCTGTATGACACGCTGCATCGAGCGTACAGCAAGGTGACGGAGGTCATGCATACTGGGAAGAGGATGCTGGGCACGTACTTCAGAGTGGCTTTCTTTGGCCAG GCAGCG CAGTACCAGTTTACTGACTCAGAGGCTGAG GGCTTCTTTGAAGATGAAGATGGGAAGGAGTATATCTACAAAGAACCCAAATTCACGCCTCTTTCAGAGATTTCTCAGCGGCTCCTCAAGTTATACTCTGATAAGTTTGGTCAGGAGAATGTGAAGATGATTCAGGACTCTGGGCGG ATCAACCCCAAGGACCTGGACTCAAAGTACGCGTACATCCAAGTGACACACGTGACTCCATACCTGGAGGAGAAGGAGCTGGTCGACAGGAAAACGGACTTTGAAAAGAGCCACAACATCCGTCGATTTGTGTTTGAGATGCCTTTCACCATTTCGGGCAAAAAGCAAGGCGGTGTGGAGGAGCAGTGCAAACGCAGGACTATACTTACCA CCACTCATTGTTTTCCGTATGTAAAGAAACGGATCGCAGTGATGTATCAACACCATACTGATCTGAGCCCCATCGAGGTTGCCATCGACGAGATGAGCAAGAAGGTGGCTGAGATCAAACAGCTCTGCTCCTCCAGCGAGGTGGACATGATCCGTCTGCAGCTCAAACTGCAGGGCAGCATCAGCGTCCAG GTAAATGCAGGACCTCTTGCGTATGCCAGAGCTTTTCTCGATGATACATGTGCCAAGAAATATCCTGATAACAAGGTGAAACAGTTGAAAGAGGTCTTCAG GCATTTTGTGGATGCGTGTGGCCACGGTTTGGGCATTAATGAACGACTGATCAAAGAGGACCAGCAGGAGTACCACGATGAGATGAAGGCCAACTACAGAGAACTAGCCAGAGAGCTGTCCATCATCATGCACGAACAA ATCATTCCAGTGGAGGATGGCATGAAAAGCGTTCTCCCAGACTCGCTTCACATCTTTAATGCCATCAGTGGCACACCAACCAGTGCCACCATCCAGGGCATTCCCAGCTCATCCTCTGTGGTTTGA